A single region of the Streptomyces sp. AM 4-1-1 genome encodes:
- a CDS encoding metallopeptidase TldD-related protein, which translates to MSRVSKPYEIVERALELSTADGCVVIAEENSSANLRWAGNALTTNGVTRGRTLTVIATVDGGQGTASGVVSRSAVTPDDLEPLVRAAEAAARGAEPAEDAQPLVTGVPVSADFTDRPAETDSGVFAEFAPALGDAFARARSGGRELYGFAHHEMTSTYLGTSTGLRLRHDQPNGTLELNAKSPGTDGSPRSAWAGRSTRDFKDVDPGALDTELARRLEWARRRTELPAGRYETLLPPTAVADLLIYQLWSSTARDAVEGRTVFSEPGGGTRLGESLARLPLSLRSDPHAPGLESAPFVIAHASGDDASVFDNGLPLARTDWVRDGRLERLTTTRHSAALTGLPVAPAIDNLVLDGGGERSLDEMVAATTGRALLLTCLWYIREVDPATLLLTGLTRDGVYLVEDGEVVGEVNNFRFNESPVDLLSRATEAGRTEQTLPREWGDWFTRAAMPALRVADFNMSSVSRGV; encoded by the coding sequence ATGAGCCGTGTCAGCAAGCCGTACGAGATCGTCGAGCGCGCTCTCGAACTGTCCACCGCCGACGGCTGCGTGGTCATCGCGGAGGAGAACTCGTCCGCGAATCTGCGCTGGGCGGGCAACGCCCTCACCACGAACGGGGTGACCCGCGGGCGCACCCTCACCGTCATCGCCACCGTGGACGGCGGGCAGGGCACGGCGTCCGGGGTGGTGTCGCGTTCCGCCGTCACCCCCGACGACCTGGAACCGCTGGTCCGGGCCGCCGAGGCCGCCGCACGCGGTGCCGAGCCCGCCGAGGACGCGCAGCCGCTGGTCACCGGGGTGCCGGTGTCCGCCGACTTCACGGACCGCCCGGCCGAGACGGACTCCGGTGTCTTCGCGGAGTTCGCCCCGGCGCTCGGCGACGCCTTCGCGCGGGCCCGGTCCGGTGGCCGCGAACTGTACGGCTTCGCCCACCACGAGATGACCTCCACCTATCTCGGTACGTCGACGGGGCTGCGGCTGCGCCACGACCAGCCGAACGGCACGCTGGAGCTGAACGCCAAGTCGCCGGGCACGGACGGGAGCCCCCGGTCCGCCTGGGCGGGCCGCTCGACGAGGGACTTCAAGGACGTCGACCCGGGCGCCCTGGACACCGAGCTGGCGCGGCGGCTGGAGTGGGCGCGGCGCCGGACCGAACTGCCCGCCGGGCGGTACGAGACGCTGCTGCCGCCGACCGCCGTGGCCGATCTGCTGATCTACCAGCTGTGGTCGTCGACGGCCCGGGACGCGGTCGAGGGCCGCACGGTGTTCTCCGAGCCCGGCGGTGGCACGCGCCTGGGCGAGAGCCTGGCCCGGCTGCCGCTGTCGCTGCGCAGCGACCCGCACGCGCCGGGCCTGGAGTCGGCGCCGTTCGTGATCGCGCACGCCTCGGGGGACGACGCTTCGGTCTTCGACAACGGGCTGCCGCTGGCGAGGACCGACTGGGTGCGGGACGGCCGTCTGGAGCGTCTGACCACCACCCGGCACTCGGCGGCGCTGACCGGGCTGCCGGTCGCCCCGGCCATCGACAACCTGGTGCTCGACGGGGGCGGCGAGCGGTCGCTGGACGAGATGGTCGCCGCGACGACCGGGCGCGCGCTGCTGCTGACCTGCCTCTGGTACATCCGGGAGGTCGATCCGGCGACCCTGCTGCTGACCGGGCTGACCCGGGACGGGGTGTACCTCGTGGAGGACGGCGAGGTGGTCGGCGAGGTGAACAACTTCCGGTTCAACGAGTCGCCGGTCGACCTGCTGTCGCGGGCCACCGAGGCGGGCCGTACGGAGCAGACGCTGCCGCGCGAGTGGGGCGACTGGTTCACCAGGGCGGCGATGCCGGCGCTGCGCGTCGCGGACTTCAACATGAGTTCGGTCAGCCGGGGGGTCTGA
- a CDS encoding DUF3099 domain-containing protein, which translates to MRKQSGTEVFRITGARQGLAEDVRGRQRRYVISMSVRTVAVVLATTLWNVERPVAIVALALGLLLPYVAVVIANAGRENAPSLPSTFVPTPMRPVLDGAPVTGAAESGPEPGAPGRPGRPHEHG; encoded by the coding sequence ATGCGGAAGCAGAGCGGCACGGAGGTCTTCCGGATCACGGGAGCCCGCCAGGGACTGGCCGAGGACGTGCGCGGCAGACAGCGGCGCTATGTGATCTCGATGTCCGTGCGGACGGTGGCGGTTGTCCTGGCGACCACGCTGTGGAACGTCGAGCGGCCGGTGGCGATCGTGGCGCTCGCGCTGGGCCTGCTCCTGCCGTACGTGGCCGTGGTCATCGCCAACGCGGGCCGGGAGAACGCCCCTTCACTGCCGTCGACGTTCGTCCCCACGCCGATGCGACCGGTGCTCGACGGGGCCCCTGTGACGGGCGCGGCGGAATCAGGTCCGGAACCGGGGGCTCCCGGCCGGCCGGGCCGTCCGCACGAGCACGGGTGA
- a CDS encoding TldD/PmbA family protein, whose translation MPHEVDQSFLALPLRALADAALARSRALGAVHADFRFERVRSASWRLRDARPAGSSDTTDLGYAVRVVHGGAWGFASGVDLTMDAAAKVASQAVAMAKLSAKVIAAAGSDERVELADEPVHGERTWVSSYGIDPFDVPDEEKAALLAERSARLLAADGVAHVDASLTTVHENKFYADTAGTVTTQQRVRLHPEFTAVAVDGASGGFDSMRTLAPPVGRGWEYLTGTGWDWDAELAEIPELLAEKMRAPGVEPGTYDLVVDPSNLWLTIHESVGHATELDRALGYEAAYAGTSFATFDRLGTLRYGSPVMQVTGDRTAEHGLATVGYDDEGVEAQSWDLVKDGTLVGYQLDRRIAELTGLGRSNGCAYADSPAHVPVQRMANVSLLPEPGGLSTEDLIGGVERGIYVVGDRSWSIDMQRYNFQFTAQRFFRIENGRLAGQLRDVAYQATTTDFWGSMEKVGGPQTYVLGGAFNCGKAQPGQVAAVSHGCPSALFRGVNILNTTQEAGR comes from the coding sequence GTGCCCCATGAGGTAGATCAGTCGTTTCTGGCCCTGCCGCTACGGGCCCTCGCCGACGCGGCGCTCGCCCGGTCCCGGGCACTGGGCGCGGTGCACGCCGACTTCCGGTTCGAGCGGGTGCGCAGCGCGTCCTGGCGGTTGCGGGACGCGCGGCCGGCCGGTTCGTCGGACACCACCGATCTCGGGTACGCGGTGCGGGTGGTGCACGGCGGGGCCTGGGGATTCGCGTCCGGGGTGGACCTGACCATGGACGCGGCGGCGAAGGTCGCCTCGCAGGCCGTGGCCATGGCGAAGCTGTCGGCGAAGGTGATCGCCGCGGCGGGCTCCGACGAGCGGGTGGAGCTGGCGGACGAGCCGGTGCACGGCGAGCGGACCTGGGTCTCGTCGTACGGGATCGACCCGTTCGACGTACCGGACGAGGAGAAGGCGGCGCTGCTCGCCGAGCGGAGCGCGCGGCTGCTGGCGGCCGACGGCGTCGCGCATGTCGACGCCTCGCTGACGACCGTCCACGAGAACAAGTTCTACGCCGACACGGCGGGCACCGTCACCACCCAGCAACGGGTGCGGCTGCACCCGGAGTTCACCGCGGTCGCGGTGGACGGCGCGAGCGGCGGGTTCGACTCGATGCGGACGCTCGCGCCGCCGGTGGGCCGGGGCTGGGAGTATCTGACGGGCACCGGCTGGGACTGGGACGCGGAGCTGGCGGAGATCCCGGAGCTGCTCGCCGAGAAGATGCGGGCGCCTGGTGTCGAGCCGGGGACGTACGACCTGGTCGTCGACCCGTCCAATCTCTGGCTGACCATCCATGAGTCGGTCGGGCACGCCACGGAGCTGGACCGGGCGCTGGGTTACGAGGCGGCGTACGCCGGGACGTCGTTCGCCACCTTCGACCGGCTGGGGACGCTGAGGTACGGCTCCCCGGTGATGCAGGTGACCGGGGACCGCACGGCGGAGCACGGGCTCGCGACCGTCGGGTACGACGACGAGGGCGTCGAGGCCCAGTCGTGGGACCTGGTGAAGGACGGAACGCTGGTCGGCTACCAGCTCGACCGCCGGATCGCGGAACTGACCGGGCTGGGCCGCTCCAACGGCTGCGCCTACGCGGACTCCCCCGCGCACGTACCGGTGCAGCGCATGGCGAACGTGTCGTTGCTGCCCGAGCCGGGCGGGCTGTCCACGGAGGACCTGATCGGCGGGGTGGAGCGCGGGATCTACGTGGTCGGCGACCGCTCGTGGTCGATCGACATGCAGCGCTACAACTTCCAGTTCACCGCGCAGCGGTTCTTCCGGATCGAGAACGGCAGGCTGGCCGGTCAGCTGCGTGACGTGGCGTACCAGGCGACGACGACGGACTTCTGGGGCTCGATGGAGAAGGTCGGCGGCCCGCAGACGTACGTCCTGGGCGGCGCCTTCAACTGCGGCAAGGCCCAGCCGGGTCAGGTCGCGGCCGTCTCGCACGGCTGTCCCTCCGCCCTCTTCCGGGGCGTGAACATCCTCAACACGACGCAGGAGGCGGGCCGATGA
- a CDS encoding S8 family serine peptidase produces the protein MAHLRTGRTRTLALPAGLALTVALGFLPTGAASAAPTGGPPVATADGPELSYVVNARGSGRSAVDRVRKEISRAGGTVVTGYDRIGVVVAHSRNPDFAKTLRRSREVVSAGATRTNPIVPQATTDIGVEQPLTATQAKAAAAGARAGQDPLEPLQWDLPAIKADKAHEKSLGSRNVTVAVIDTGVDDTHPDLAPNFDRRASANCVTGAPDTTAGGWRPAPGESDHGTHVAGTIAAAKNGIGVTGVAPGVKVAGIKVANPDGFFYTESIVCGFVWAADHGADVTNNSYYTDPWKFNCKNDPDQGALVEAVGRAARYAERKGVVNVAAAGNDNTDLHSRAIEDPSSPNDSTTVPRTIDPRVCLDIPAMLPGVVTVSATGAKGLKASYSNYGDGVIDVAAPGGDSTVYQTPEPPATNGLILSTLPGGGYGYKAGTSMASPHVAGVVALIKSRHPYASAATVKALLTAQADRTACGDPYDINGDGKIDAVCEGGRSGNGFYGAGVVDALNAVRR, from the coding sequence ATGGCTCATCTGAGAACCGGGCGTACGCGCACACTCGCGCTGCCCGCCGGACTGGCACTCACCGTCGCGCTCGGCTTCCTGCCGACGGGCGCCGCGTCGGCCGCGCCGACGGGCGGGCCGCCCGTCGCCACGGCCGACGGGCCGGAGTTGTCGTACGTCGTGAACGCGAGGGGCAGCGGCCGCTCCGCCGTCGACCGGGTGCGGAAGGAGATATCCCGGGCCGGTGGCACGGTGGTGACCGGCTACGACCGGATAGGCGTCGTCGTCGCCCACTCACGGAACCCGGACTTCGCGAAGACACTCCGCCGGTCGCGGGAGGTCGTGTCCGCGGGGGCCACCCGTACCAACCCGATCGTGCCGCAGGCGACCACGGACATCGGTGTGGAGCAGCCGCTCACCGCCACGCAGGCCAAGGCCGCGGCGGCGGGCGCGCGGGCGGGCCAGGACCCGCTGGAGCCGTTGCAGTGGGACCTGCCGGCGATCAAGGCGGACAAGGCGCACGAGAAGTCGCTCGGCAGCCGGAACGTGACGGTCGCGGTCATCGACACGGGCGTCGACGACACCCACCCCGATCTGGCGCCGAACTTCGACCGCCGGGCATCGGCCAACTGCGTGACCGGAGCGCCCGACACCACGGCGGGCGGCTGGCGGCCGGCCCCCGGGGAGAGCGACCACGGCACGCATGTCGCGGGCACCATAGCCGCCGCGAAGAACGGCATCGGGGTGACCGGGGTCGCCCCGGGCGTGAAGGTCGCCGGTATCAAGGTGGCGAACCCGGACGGGTTCTTCTACACCGAGTCCATCGTCTGCGGCTTCGTCTGGGCCGCGGACCACGGCGCCGACGTCACCAACAACAGCTATTACACCGACCCGTGGAAGTTCAACTGCAAGAACGACCCCGACCAGGGCGCCCTGGTCGAGGCGGTCGGCCGGGCCGCCCGCTACGCGGAGCGCAAGGGCGTGGTGAACGTCGCCGCGGCGGGCAACGACAACACCGATCTCCACTCCCGGGCGATCGAGGACCCGTCCAGCCCGAACGACTCGACCACCGTGCCGCGGACGATCGACCCGCGTGTCTGCCTGGACATCCCGGCGATGCTGCCGGGCGTCGTGACCGTCTCGGCGACGGGTGCCAAGGGCCTGAAGGCGTCGTACTCCAACTACGGCGACGGGGTCATCGACGTCGCGGCCCCGGGTGGCGACTCGACCGTCTACCAGACCCCCGAGCCGCCCGCCACGAACGGACTGATCCTGTCGACGCTGCCGGGCGGCGGCTACGGCTACAAGGCCGGTACGTCGATGGCGTCCCCGCATGTCGCGGGCGTCGTGGCGCTCATCAAGTCGAGGCACCCGTACGCGTCGGCGGCCACGGTCAAGGCGCTGCTGACGGCCCAGGCCGACCGCACCGCCTGCGGTGACCCGTACGACATCAACGGCGACGGCAAGATCGACGCGGTGTGCGAGGGCGGCCGGAGCGGCAACGGCTTCTACGGGGCCGGTGTGGTGGACGCGCTGAACGCGGTCCGCAGGTAG
- the moaA gene encoding GTP 3',8-cyclase MoaA, protein MLIDTYGRVATDLRVSLTDRCNLRCTYCMPEEGLQWLAKPDLLSDDEIVRLIGIAVTRLGVTQVRFTGGEPLLRPGLVSVVERCAALAPRPRMSLTTNGIGLARTAAALRAAGLDRVNVSLDTLRPDVFRTLTRRNRHGDVLDGLEAASAAGLTPVKVNSVLMPGLNDDEAPELLAWAVAHAYELRFIEQMPLDAQHGWKRDGMITADDILRSLRTRFTLTAEDEDERGSAPAERWLVDGGPHRVGVIGSVTRPFCAACDRTRLTADGQVRTCLFAREETDLRAALRSGASDEEIAGLWRTAMWGKKAGSGLDDPAFLQPDRPMSAIGG, encoded by the coding sequence GTGCTCATCGACACCTACGGCCGGGTCGCCACGGACCTGCGTGTCTCACTGACCGACCGGTGCAACCTGCGGTGCACCTACTGCATGCCCGAGGAGGGCCTGCAGTGGCTGGCCAAACCCGACCTGCTGAGCGACGACGAGATCGTCCGGCTCATCGGGATCGCCGTCACCCGCCTCGGGGTCACCCAGGTCCGCTTCACCGGCGGTGAGCCCCTGCTGCGCCCCGGACTGGTCTCCGTCGTCGAGCGCTGCGCGGCCCTGGCCCCGCGCCCCCGGATGTCCCTCACCACGAACGGCATCGGCCTGGCACGCACCGCCGCCGCCCTCAGGGCCGCGGGCCTCGACCGGGTCAACGTCTCCCTGGACACCCTGCGCCCCGACGTCTTCAGGACCCTCACCCGCCGCAACCGTCACGGGGACGTCCTGGACGGCCTGGAAGCCGCCTCCGCCGCGGGCCTCACCCCGGTCAAGGTGAACTCCGTACTGATGCCGGGGCTCAACGACGACGAGGCGCCCGAACTGCTCGCCTGGGCGGTGGCGCACGCCTACGAGCTGCGCTTCATCGAGCAGATGCCGCTCGACGCGCAGCACGGATGGAAGCGCGACGGCATGATCACCGCCGACGACATACTCCGGTCACTGCGCACGCGCTTCACGCTCACCGCCGAGGACGAGGACGAACGCGGCTCCGCCCCCGCCGAGCGCTGGCTCGTCGACGGCGGCCCGCACCGCGTCGGGGTCATCGGCTCCGTCACCCGCCCGTTCTGCGCGGCCTGCGACCGGACCCGGCTGACGGCCGACGGCCAGGTGCGCACCTGTCTGTTCGCCCGGGAGGAGACCGATCTGCGCGCCGCGCTGCGTTCCGGTGCGTCCGACGAGGAGATCGCCGGCCTCTGGCGGACCGCGATGTGGGGCAAGAAGGCCGGGTCCGGTCTCGACGATCCGGCGTTCCTCCAGCCGGACCGCCCGATGTCAGCGATCGGAGGCTGA
- a CDS encoding GlsB/YeaQ/YmgE family stress response membrane protein, with product MSWLWAIIVGLVLGLIAKAILPGKQNIPLWLTTVFGIIGSVLGNAVATWLGVNDTKGIDWIRHLLQLIGAVVVVGVGDSLWASIRGHKQRS from the coding sequence ATGAGCTGGTTGTGGGCGATCATCGTGGGTCTGGTGCTCGGTCTGATCGCCAAGGCGATCCTGCCGGGCAAGCAGAACATCCCGCTCTGGCTGACGACCGTGTTCGGCATCATCGGCAGCGTTCTCGGCAACGCCGTGGCGACCTGGCTCGGTGTCAACGACACCAAGGGCATCGACTGGATCCGTCATCTGCTCCAGCTGATCGGCGCCGTCGTCGTGGTCGGTGTCGGAGACTCGCTCTGGGCGTCGATCCGGGGACACAAACAGAGGTCCTGA
- the fabG gene encoding 3-oxoacyl-[acyl-carrier-protein] reductase — translation MSRSVLVTGGNRGIGLAIARAFAGNGDKVAITHRSGEPPQALTDAGCLAVRCDITDSEQVEQAYKEIEEKHGPVEVLVANAGITKDQLLMRMSEDDFTSVLDTNLTGTFRVVKRANRAMLRAKKGRVVLISSVVGLMGSPGQANYAASKAGLVGFARSLARELGSRNITFNVVAPGFVDTDMTKVLTDEQRAGIVTQVPLGRYAQPEEIAAAVRFLASDDASYITGAVIPVDGGLGMGH, via the coding sequence TTGAGCCGCTCGGTTCTCGTCACCGGAGGAAACCGGGGCATCGGCCTCGCCATCGCCCGCGCCTTCGCGGGCAACGGCGACAAGGTCGCGATCACCCACCGTTCGGGCGAGCCGCCCCAGGCCCTGACCGACGCGGGCTGCCTGGCGGTCCGGTGCGACATCACCGATTCCGAACAGGTGGAGCAGGCCTACAAGGAGATCGAGGAGAAGCACGGCCCGGTGGAGGTGCTGGTCGCCAACGCCGGCATCACCAAGGACCAGCTGCTGATGCGGATGTCGGAGGACGACTTCACGTCGGTGCTCGACACCAACCTCACCGGCACCTTCCGGGTCGTCAAGCGCGCCAACCGCGCGATGCTGCGCGCCAAGAAGGGCCGCGTCGTCCTGATCTCGTCCGTCGTCGGGCTGATGGGCTCGCCGGGGCAGGCGAACTACGCCGCCTCGAAGGCGGGGCTCGTCGGGTTCGCCCGGTCGCTGGCCCGGGAGCTGGGTTCGCGGAACATCACTTTCAACGTCGTCGCACCCGGTTTCGTCGACACCGACATGACCAAGGTGCTCACCGACGAACAGCGCGCCGGGATCGTCACTCAGGTGCCGCTCGGCCGTTACGCGCAGCCGGAGGAGATCGCCGCGGCGGTGCGCTTCCTCGCCTCCGACGACGCGTCGTACATCACTGGAGCCGTCATCCCCGTTGACGGCGGATTGGGTATGGGTCACTGA
- a CDS encoding cation acetate symporter, whose translation MSAAHVAHPTVLLAADGASEHRTLIITLFACFVVATLFITVWAGRQTKSASDFYAGGRQFTAFQNGLAVSGDYMSAASFLGIAGAIALFGYDGFLYSIGFLVAWLVALLLVAEPLRNSGRYTMGDVLAYRMRQRPVRTAAGASTIVVSIFYLLAQMAGAGVLVSLLLGITSDGGKIAIVALVGLLMIVYVTIGGMKGTTWVQMVKAVLLIAGTLLITFLILLKFHFNISDLLGSAADNSGHGKAFLEPGLKYGATGKSKLDFISLGIALVLGTAGLPHILIRFYTVPTAKAARKSVNWAIGIIGAFYLMTIVLGFGAAALLKPDEIKASNPAGNTAAPLAALEIGGGSGSTGGAVLLAVISAVAFATILAVVAGLTLASSSSFAHDIYANVIRRGKATEKEEVRAAKWATVAIGIVSIALGALARDLNVAGLVALAFAVAASANLPTILYSLFWKRFTTQGALWSIYGGLASSVLLVLFSPVVSGKASSMFPDADFAWFPLENPGLISIPLGFLLGWLGTLLSKEEPDTGKYAELEVKSLTGTGAH comes from the coding sequence ATGAGCGCCGCCCACGTCGCACACCCCACGGTCCTGCTCGCCGCCGACGGGGCGAGCGAGCACCGGACCCTGATCATCACCCTGTTCGCCTGCTTCGTCGTCGCGACCCTGTTCATCACCGTGTGGGCGGGCCGGCAGACCAAGAGCGCGTCCGACTTCTACGCCGGCGGGCGGCAGTTCACCGCCTTCCAGAACGGTCTCGCGGTCTCCGGCGACTACATGTCCGCCGCCTCCTTCCTCGGTATCGCGGGCGCCATCGCGCTCTTCGGCTACGACGGCTTCCTGTACTCCATCGGCTTCCTCGTCGCCTGGCTCGTCGCCCTGCTGCTCGTCGCCGAACCGCTGCGCAACTCCGGCCGCTACACGATGGGCGACGTACTCGCGTACCGGATGCGCCAGCGCCCCGTCCGCACCGCCGCCGGCGCCTCCACCATCGTGGTGTCGATCTTCTACCTGCTGGCGCAGATGGCCGGCGCGGGCGTCCTGGTCTCGCTGCTCCTCGGCATCACCAGCGACGGCGGCAAGATCGCCATCGTCGCCCTGGTCGGCCTGCTGATGATCGTGTACGTCACCATCGGCGGCATGAAGGGCACCACCTGGGTGCAGATGGTGAAGGCGGTCCTGCTCATCGCGGGCACTCTGCTCATCACCTTCCTGATCCTGCTGAAGTTCCACTTCAACATCTCCGACCTGCTCGGCAGCGCCGCGGACAACAGTGGCCACGGCAAGGCGTTCCTGGAGCCCGGACTGAAGTACGGCGCCACCGGCAAGTCGAAGCTGGACTTCATCTCGCTCGGCATCGCCCTGGTCCTCGGTACGGCCGGACTTCCGCACATCCTGATCCGCTTCTACACCGTCCCGACCGCCAAGGCCGCCCGGAAGTCCGTCAACTGGGCCATCGGCATCATCGGTGCCTTCTATCTGATGACCATCGTGCTCGGCTTCGGGGCCGCGGCCCTGCTCAAGCCGGACGAGATCAAGGCGTCCAATCCGGCCGGCAACACCGCCGCCCCGCTGGCCGCCCTGGAGATCGGCGGCGGCTCCGGCTCCACCGGCGGCGCCGTCCTGCTCGCGGTGATCTCCGCCGTCGCCTTCGCCACCATCCTGGCCGTCGTCGCCGGACTCACCCTGGCGTCCTCGTCGTCCTTCGCGCACGACATCTACGCCAACGTCATCCGCCGGGGCAAGGCCACCGAGAAGGAAGAAGTACGTGCCGCGAAGTGGGCCACCGTCGCCATCGGCATCGTCTCCATCGCCCTCGGCGCCCTCGCCCGGGACCTGAACGTGGCCGGACTCGTCGCCCTCGCCTTCGCGGTCGCCGCCTCGGCGAACCTGCCGACCATCCTCTACAGCCTCTTCTGGAAGCGGTTCACCACCCAGGGAGCCCTCTGGTCGATCTACGGCGGCCTCGCCTCGTCGGTCCTCCTGGTGCTGTTCTCGCCGGTCGTCTCCGGGAAGGCCAGCTCGATGTTCCCCGACGCCGACTTCGCGTGGTTCCCGCTGGAGAACCCCGGCCTGATCTCGATCCCGCTGGGCTTCCTGCTCGGCTGGCTCGGCACCCTCCTGTCCAAGGAGGAGCCGGACACCGGCAAGTACGCCGAGCTGGAGGTCAAGTCGCTCACGGGCACCGGGGCGCACTGA
- a CDS encoding DUF485 domain-containing protein, translated as MATDAPPQPEGRKDTGPVQPTTEAFVEAQNSAEFAELRRAHRSFAFPLTIAFILWYLLYVLLSSYAGGFMGTEVVGNINVALVLGLAQFLTTFLIAWFYSRHATNRLDPKAAAIKSRMEADA; from the coding sequence GTGGCCACCGACGCACCGCCGCAGCCCGAGGGCCGGAAGGACACCGGCCCCGTCCAACCCACGACCGAAGCGTTCGTCGAGGCGCAGAACAGCGCCGAGTTCGCCGAACTGCGCCGCGCGCACCGGTCGTTCGCCTTTCCGCTGACCATCGCCTTCATCCTCTGGTATCTGCTGTACGTGCTGCTGTCCAGCTACGCGGGCGGATTCATGGGCACCGAGGTCGTCGGCAACATCAACGTCGCGCTGGTCCTCGGCCTCGCCCAGTTCCTGACCACCTTCCTCATCGCCTGGTTCTACTCGCGGCACGCGACGAACCGGCTCGACCCCAAGGCCGCAGCGATCAAGTCCCGTATGGAGGCCGACGCATGA
- the tyrS gene encoding tyrosine--tRNA ligase: MTDIVDELKWRGLFAQSTDEDALRKALADGPVTFYCGFDPTAASLHVGHLVQVLTVRRLQLAGHRPLALVGGATGQIGDPRPTAERTLNDPETIAAWVRRLRGQIEPFLTFEGPNAATMVNNLDWTAGLSAIEFLRDIGKHFRVNKMLTKESVARRLESQEGISYTEFSYQLLQGMDFLELYRRHGCVLQQGGSDQWGNLTAGIDLIHRLEPGATVHALATPLMVKADGTKFGKSESGAVWLDPEMTTPYAFYQFWLNVDDRDISSYMRILSFRSREELEELERLTEERPQARSAQRALAEELTTLVHGGEQCAAVIAASKALFGQGELDALDEATLGAALSEVPHARVAELGPLVDLLVEVGLAPSKSGARRTVKEGGAYVNNVKVTDGEAAPERARLLHGRWLVLRRGKKNLAAVELTAG; encoded by the coding sequence GTGACGGACATCGTCGACGAGCTGAAGTGGCGCGGGCTGTTCGCCCAGTCCACTGACGAGGACGCTTTGCGCAAGGCGCTCGCGGACGGTCCCGTCACCTTCTATTGCGGTTTCGACCCGACCGCGGCGAGTCTGCACGTCGGGCATCTGGTCCAGGTCCTCACCGTGCGCAGGCTCCAGCTGGCCGGGCACCGGCCGCTGGCCCTGGTCGGCGGAGCCACCGGCCAGATCGGCGACCCCCGGCCGACCGCCGAGCGCACGCTGAACGACCCGGAGACCATCGCCGCCTGGGTGCGGCGGCTGCGCGGGCAGATCGAGCCGTTCCTCACCTTCGAGGGGCCGAACGCCGCGACGATGGTCAACAACCTGGACTGGACCGCGGGGCTCTCCGCGATCGAGTTCCTGCGGGACATCGGCAAGCACTTCCGGGTCAACAAGATGCTCACCAAGGAGTCGGTGGCCCGTCGGCTGGAGTCCCAGGAGGGCATCAGCTACACGGAGTTCAGCTACCAGCTGTTGCAGGGCATGGACTTCCTGGAGCTGTACCGGCGCCACGGCTGCGTCCTCCAGCAGGGCGGCAGCGACCAGTGGGGCAATCTGACCGCGGGCATCGACCTGATCCACCGGCTGGAGCCGGGCGCCACCGTGCACGCGCTGGCGACGCCGCTGATGGTGAAGGCGGACGGCACCAAGTTCGGCAAGTCGGAGAGCGGCGCCGTCTGGCTCGACCCGGAGATGACGACCCCGTACGCCTTCTACCAGTTCTGGCTGAACGTCGACGACCGGGACATCTCCTCGTACATGCGCATCCTCAGCTTCAGGAGCCGTGAGGAGCTGGAGGAGCTGGAACGGCTCACCGAGGAGCGCCCGCAGGCCCGTTCCGCGCAGCGCGCGCTGGCGGAGGAGCTGACAACGCTGGTGCACGGCGGCGAGCAGTGCGCGGCGGTCATCGCCGCGTCCAAGGCGCTGTTCGGCCAGGGTGAGCTGGACGCGCTGGACGAGGCGACGCTGGGCGCGGCGCTCTCCGAGGTGCCGCACGCGCGGGTCGCCGAGCTGGGTCCGTTGGTGGACCTGCTGGTGGAGGTCGGTCTCGCGCCGAGCAAGTCGGGGGCCCGCCGCACGGTCAAGGAGGGCGGGGCGTACGTGAACAACGTGAAGGTCACGGACGGCGAGGCCGCGCCGGAACGGGCGCGGTTGCTGCACGGTCGCTGGCTCGTGCTGCGCCGGGGCAAGAAGAACCTCGCCGCCGTCGAGCTGACGGCGGGCTGA